A single region of the Methylocystis echinoides genome encodes:
- a CDS encoding RimK family alpha-L-glutamate ligase → MIDTPLPSPRVVVFTDKLDWHVDHTLAAFRALGATPVAVRLSACRIDTSRPHGLVLPGFHALPDLAIVRAIGDGSLEAITMRLGVLHALEALGVPLLNAARAIERCTDKSMASFLLAQAGLPTPETFATQSPAQARAIARRECAGGPLVMKPLFGAQGWGLRLIETENDIPSLEEARGVYYLQRFVGPSRPPYEDMRILVSRGAVVAAMKRRSSHWITNVRQGARPVAVAPTVAERDMALAAAQAMGTVFAGVDLIVGADGAPMVLEVNSMPGWSGLQRITAFDIAGRLAADALADIPSPRMAGRGLG, encoded by the coding sequence GTGATCGACACCCCCCTCCCATCGCCCCGCGTCGTCGTTTTCACCGACAAGCTCGACTGGCACGTCGACCACACGCTCGCGGCCTTTCGCGCATTGGGCGCGACGCCGGTCGCGGTGCGCCTTTCCGCCTGTCGTATCGACACGAGCCGCCCGCACGGCCTCGTTCTTCCCGGCTTCCATGCGCTGCCGGACCTCGCCATCGTGCGCGCCATCGGCGACGGTTCGCTCGAAGCCATCACCATGCGGCTCGGTGTCCTGCATGCGCTGGAGGCGCTGGGCGTTCCGCTGCTCAACGCCGCCCGCGCCATCGAGCGCTGCACCGACAAGAGCATGGCGAGTTTCCTGCTGGCGCAGGCCGGCCTGCCGACGCCCGAAACCTTCGCCACCCAATCGCCTGCCCAGGCGCGCGCCATCGCCCGGCGCGAATGCGCGGGCGGGCCGCTGGTGATGAAGCCGCTGTTCGGCGCGCAGGGCTGGGGGCTGCGGCTGATCGAGACGGAAAACGACATCCCCTCGCTCGAAGAGGCGCGCGGCGTCTATTATCTCCAGCGCTTCGTCGGCCCGTCGCGGCCACCGTACGAAGACATGCGCATTCTCGTCTCGCGCGGCGCGGTGGTCGCCGCGATGAAGCGACGGTCGAGCCACTGGATCACCAATGTCCGGCAGGGCGCGCGGCCTGTCGCCGTCGCGCCGACCGTGGCCGAGCGCGACATGGCGCTGGCCGCCGCGCAGGCGATGGGAACGGTTTTCGCCGGCGTCGATCTCATCGTCGGCGCGGATGGCGCGCCCATGGTGCTCGAGGTGAACAGCATGCCGGGCTGGAGCGGTCTCCAGCGCATCACGGCGTTCGACATCGCCGGACGCCTGGCGGCGGACGCGCTCGCCGATATTCCCTCTCCCCGCATGGCGGGGAGAGGGTTAGGGTGA
- a CDS encoding triphosphoribosyl-dephospho-CoA synthase: MVAAAFVAACEAELDAPKPGNVHHFAPGHGMAARDFIASARAAAPHIAAPGASVGARILGAVEATWDAVGQNTNLGIILLCAPLAHAALGAGGDDLARETARVLAGLDVADAQAAFAAIMRANPAGLGAAPEHDVSGTAQTTLLEAMRAAAPRDRIGWQYAHGFEDIFGLGRDALQDARRRGHDAARATLDVYLTFLAAFPDSHIARKYGLDLAQAVQQEAAREAERIRFAPRDEAFAIALAFDRALKDRRVNPGTSADLTVAVLFADSVQPILASAHKNG; encoded by the coding sequence TTGGTCGCCGCGGCCTTCGTCGCCGCCTGCGAGGCGGAGCTCGACGCGCCCAAGCCCGGCAATGTCCATCATTTCGCGCCCGGCCACGGCATGGCGGCGCGGGATTTCATCGCGAGCGCGCGGGCGGCCGCGCCGCATATCGCCGCGCCGGGGGCGAGCGTCGGCGCGCGCATTCTCGGCGCGGTCGAGGCCACATGGGACGCCGTCGGCCAGAACACCAATCTCGGCATCATTTTGCTCTGCGCGCCGCTGGCCCATGCCGCGCTCGGCGCCGGCGGCGACGATCTCGCGCGGGAAACCGCGCGCGTGCTCGCCGGTCTCGACGTGGCCGACGCGCAGGCGGCGTTCGCGGCCATCATGCGGGCCAATCCCGCCGGCCTCGGCGCGGCCCCCGAACATGATGTGAGCGGCACGGCGCAGACCACGCTGCTCGAGGCCATGCGGGCCGCCGCGCCGCGCGACCGCATCGGCTGGCAATATGCGCATGGTTTCGAGGATATTTTCGGCCTCGGGCGCGACGCCCTGCAGGACGCGCGCAGGCGCGGCCATGACGCGGCGCGCGCGACGCTCGACGTCTATCTGACGTTCCTCGCGGCTTTTCCAGATAGCCACATCGCCCGGAAATACGGGCTCGATCTTGCGCAGGCGGTCCAGCAGGAGGCCGCGCGCGAGGCGGAAAGAATCAGATTCGCCCCACGAGACGAAGCCTTTGCGATCGCGCTGGCTTTCGATCGCGCGCTCAAGGATAGACGCGTCAATCCCGGCACGAGCGCGGACCTTACGGTAGCTGTTCTTTTTGCTGATTCTGTTCAGCCCATCTTGGCAAGCGCGCACAAAAATGGTTGA
- the fae gene encoding formaldehyde-activating enzyme: MALINKMLVGESLVGEGNEVAHIDLIMGPRGSAAELAFANALVNNKDGFTTLLAVVAPNLLCKPNTILFNKVTIKGAKQAVQMFGPAQHGVAKAVADSVAEGVIPVSEADDIFISVGVFIHWDASDDKKIQDYNYTATKEAIARAVRGEPKASEVVAKRNDAKHPFAPN; this comes from the coding sequence ATGGCTCTTATCAACAAGATGCTGGTCGGCGAGTCGCTCGTCGGTGAAGGCAACGAAGTCGCGCACATCGACCTGATCATGGGTCCGCGCGGTTCGGCCGCCGAGCTCGCCTTCGCCAACGCGCTGGTCAACAACAAGGACGGCTTCACGACGCTTCTCGCGGTCGTTGCGCCGAACCTGCTCTGCAAGCCGAACACCATCCTGTTCAACAAGGTCACCATCAAGGGCGCCAAGCAGGCTGTCCAGATGTTCGGCCCGGCCCAGCACGGCGTCGCCAAGGCGGTTGCCGATTCGGTCGCCGAAGGCGTGATTCCGGTGTCGGAAGCCGACGACATCTTCATCTCGGTCGGCGTGTTCATTCACTGGGACGCTTCGGACGACAAGAAGATCCAGGACTACAACTACACCGCCACGAAGGAAGCCATCGCCCGCGCCGTTCGCGGCGAGCCGAAGGCCTCGGAAGTCGTCGCCAAGCGCAACGACGCGAAGCACCCCTTCGCTCCGAACTAA
- the fae gene encoding formaldehyde-activating enzyme: MASFFEKILGALFPKPSSGFTGSASAKTEVGESLVGDGNEVAHIDLIMGPRGSAAEKAFANGLVNNKDGFTTLLAVIAPNLLVKPYTMMFNKVTIKNAKQAVQMFGPAQHGVAKAVADSVAEGVIPLDKAEDLFICVGVFIHWDANDDQKIQDFNYTATKEAIARAMKGDPKAQRVVQERVTAKHPFAAN, from the coding sequence ATGGCTTCTTTCTTCGAGAAGATTCTTGGCGCGCTGTTTCCCAAGCCGTCGAGCGGTTTCACCGGCTCGGCGAGCGCCAAGACGGAAGTCGGCGAGTCGCTCGTCGGCGACGGCAATGAGGTTGCGCACATCGACCTGATCATGGGTCCGCGCGGTTCGGCGGCCGAAAAGGCCTTCGCCAACGGCCTCGTCAACAACAAGGACGGCTTCACGACGCTGCTCGCGGTCATCGCGCCGAATCTGCTCGTCAAGCCCTACACGATGATGTTCAACAAGGTGACCATCAAGAACGCCAAGCAGGCCGTTCAGATGTTTGGCCCGGCGCAGCATGGCGTCGCCAAGGCCGTCGCCGATTCGGTCGCCGAGGGCGTGATCCCGCTCGACAAGGCCGAGGATCTCTTCATCTGCGTCGGCGTGTTCATCCATTGGGACGCCAACGACGACCAGAAGATCCAGGACTTCAACTACACGGCCACGAAGGAAGCCATCGCCCGCGCGATGAAGGGCGACCCGAAGGCCCAGCGCGTCGTGCAGGAGCGCGTCACCGCCAAGCATCCTTTCGCCGCCAACTGA